Proteins encoded within one genomic window of bacterium:
- a CDS encoding right-handed parallel beta-helix repeat-containing protein, with protein MGKRNPTILSAIFAMVLTAWTLSARAQVILVQSNPDESCAVTITFDENGVNFVNIGTYTDGVCHVPEWDLMGGSLLALGVSGVNVVADGPLHNCSGVFMDGASNTTVSDIDCQEAGGGVLVTNSNNITLRNLSFQLAEGAQPSSLDVQNSQGVTASDLHFAGTFDRANIQSSSGVSVSNSSFEVSSQVSFSSINIFESNDVSLSQVTVTGGGGGMTMSNATGVSLSQSTITLGADSFFPSVLAFDSTGINVNQVTIDRRAVASTSCVNLNISSGVTIANSKCLSDPANNSDFAIVFTQVSDYLITQNLLDGSDNGIFITDQATGEDSEGEISRNTVNVNGTYGLFLSGASGIDVVRNNFTNASGTGTGAFYYDEAGIPPNVIQLIINFEKNKYSGFEINGECNSLETICP; from the coding sequence ATGGGTAAGCGAAATCCAACAATTTTATCGGCCATCTTCGCGATGGTCTTGACGGCGTGGACACTATCCGCGCGGGCGCAAGTCATCCTCGTCCAGTCGAATCCGGACGAATCCTGCGCCGTCACGATCACGTTCGATGAAAACGGCGTGAACTTCGTGAATATCGGCACTTACACCGACGGAGTCTGCCATGTTCCGGAGTGGGACTTGATGGGCGGCTCGCTGCTCGCGCTGGGCGTGAGCGGCGTCAATGTCGTGGCCGACGGTCCTTTGCACAACTGCTCCGGCGTGTTTATGGATGGCGCGTCGAATACCACGGTGTCGGACATCGACTGCCAGGAAGCCGGCGGGGGCGTGTTGGTCACGAACAGCAACAATATCACCCTGCGTAACCTCTCCTTCCAACTCGCCGAGGGCGCCCAGCCCAGCTCCTTGGACGTCCAGAACAGCCAGGGCGTGACGGCTTCGGATCTTCACTTCGCGGGCACCTTCGATCGGGCCAATATCCAGTCCTCGAGTGGTGTCAGCGTAAGCAATAGCTCCTTCGAGGTTTCGAGCCAGGTTTCGTTCAGCAGCATCAATATCTTTGAGTCGAACGATGTTTCGCTCAGCCAGGTCACGGTCACCGGCGGCGGAGGCGGAATGACCATGAGCAATGCGACTGGCGTGAGCCTGAGCCAATCCACGATCACGCTCGGCGCGGACTCGTTCTTTCCCAGCGTCCTCGCTTTCGATTCGACAGGTATCAATGTCAATCAGGTCACGATCGACCGGCGGGCCGTGGCATCCACCTCGTGTGTCAATCTGAATATCTCGAGCGGTGTCACGATTGCGAACAGCAAATGCTTGTCCGATCCGGCGAACAACTCCGATTTCGCTATTGTCTTCACCCAAGTCTCCGATTACCTGATCACCCAAAATCTGCTTGACGGTAGTGACAATGGCATCTTCATCACCGACCAGGCCACCGGCGAGGACTCCGAAGGGGAAATCAGTCGGAACACGGTCAACGTCAATGGCACCTACGGACTATTCTTGTCCGGTGCTTCGGGTATCGACGTTGTTCGAAACAATTTCACGAACGCGAGTGGAACCGGGACGGGCGCTTTTTACTACGACGAAGCCGGCATTCCTCCCAATGTCATTCAACTAATCATCAACTTCGAAAAGAACAAATACTCGGGCTTCGAAATCAACGGCGAATGCAATAGTTTAGAGACGATCTGCCCCTAG
- a CDS encoding response regulator transcription factor — MHDFFNLQFNRSLHQPGSINLLLARGPQQPNFSREDRLRAESLMPPLQALGRWIDRSTSLSESCATLEGIMDSEGRPKMAFDVGGKLLCASGSAEKLAGFHARGRFRIEPKLLAAVRRFGDLSKGRIGESLSPQVACFGKKGQLLRATLRLAKTRSGNRFVLAEIEPADLSDQLPQLATLALRFGLTKTETEVLRLLAQGLSDQEIAQRLFVSRDTVHTHAGHLFGKLGVRSRLQAALMAHGHYLNSHTN, encoded by the coding sequence ATGCATGATTTCTTTAACCTCCAATTCAACAGGTCCCTTCACCAACCGGGCTCCATCAATCTCTTGTTGGCCCGGGGTCCCCAGCAGCCGAACTTTAGCCGCGAGGACCGGCTCCGGGCCGAAAGCCTGATGCCCCCGCTGCAAGCTTTGGGAAGATGGATCGATCGTTCGACAAGCTTAAGCGAGTCCTGCGCCACCCTGGAGGGAATCATGGACTCGGAAGGACGTCCCAAGATGGCTTTCGACGTCGGAGGCAAGCTGCTTTGCGCCTCGGGGAGCGCCGAGAAATTGGCTGGATTCCATGCCCGCGGCCGTTTTCGAATCGAGCCAAAGCTTCTCGCGGCCGTCCGGCGTTTTGGAGATTTGTCAAAGGGGCGAATCGGCGAAAGCCTCTCGCCTCAGGTCGCTTGCTTCGGAAAAAAAGGCCAACTGCTCCGCGCCACGCTTCGGCTGGCTAAAACCCGCTCCGGGAATCGATTCGTCTTGGCCGAGATCGAGCCGGCCGATTTATCGGATCAGCTTCCCCAGCTCGCGACATTGGCGCTTCGATTCGGCCTGACCAAGACCGAAACCGAGGTTCTTCGCCTGCTGGCGCAGGGGCTTTCCGACCAAGAGATCGCGCAACGGCTCTTCGTTTCCCGGGACACCGTTCACACCCATGCCGGACACTTGTTCGGCAAGTTGGGCGTTCGCTCCCGCCTCCAGGCGGCGCTCATGGCCCATGGCCATTACCTTAATTCACACACCAACTGA